The stretch of DNA CTATTAAGGCTATCCGTCAATTTGCTTTAAAACAGATGGGTACCCCAGATGTTAGAGTTGACACGAGACTTAACAAACAACTATGGTCTAAAGGAATTAGGTAAGTTAAGAGTAATCAATTAAACTATTGTAGTAAAATCTATTACTCCTAATTGATTCTCACCATTCTCGTCATTATTAAACACTTTTGATTTTttgattgaaaaatattttaaataaattttgatttgTGATCATGTATAAACTGACTTTTAGGCTATCAAGTCATTACTATTGTTTATTCATGCTATAGAtttacataacataatatttttcTCCATATAAGTTGTCTAGCTCTGGTCGATGTTTTTTTAGTAAGTGGGTCAGATCAATTTTCTAAACAATTCACATGAAACAAAATTGAATTTCTTCATATGACAATCATATACCTTACATCCATACTCTTCTATAAGTGCCATCTCCCAACTAGAGGTTAGATATCATTACGCTCATTTGCCTATATACCACTGCTTAGAAAAGTTATATTGAACTGCATTTACACCAGTCCCTTCTTAAATgtttcaaccatgacactctcctaaTTGCTGCCATTACATGTCACAAATATTGTAATTTtcttacttttattgtgtttattatttctaGTTCATACTGTCTATGGGTTAATTAACAATTTTGTTAAAGTTACTAGTTTGTTGAATCAAGTTACTGATTTTGCAACATTTGTTTATACTTTTTATCTAGAtgttttgtgttatttttttatCACCATTTAAAGGGATATGTTTCTAGTCTCCTGATAATATATTAGATGTTGATTTTTTcagattaataaaattatatacataaatGAAAGGTGTTAGCAGGGTATAAACCTATAAACTAGGTATTGTATATTGAGCTAAATAAGTTTTTTCTCAGTAACCATGCACAGTGCTTATTTCTTTAAATCCATGAATATAAACAATGTTCATTTTATAATATTTGATCTAGCCTGTTTATTTAAAACAGAAATATAGTGATTTCATTAACTCTTAATGTATCATCATGTAACAATAAATGTCAATTTATATAGATTTAAAAAAGTTCTATTACATTTAGTTACATATAACTGTTCCCTTGTTACTTTTTTCTCTGAAATGCAGTATGTTTTgcactttctttctttctccccttccttttaccctaacagggtgtcggatatGTTTTGCacaaatttcttaatttttgcTATGAAAAATAATGCACAGTGCTTATTTCTTTAAATCCATGAATATAAACAATGTTCATTTTATAATATTTGATCTAGTTGGTTTAGTTAAAACAGAAATATAGTGATTTCATGAACTCTTAATGTATCATCATGTAACAATAAATGTCAATTTATATAGATTTAAGAAAGTTCTATTACATTTAGTTACATATAACTGTTTCCTTGTTCCTTTTTTCTCTAAACTCTGTATCTTTAAGCAAAGTAGGGGAATGCAACCTAGATGGTTTGCCTATACTACACGATTATGACTGCTACTCCAGCTTTAAAATTATCTTATAGAATTCTTTTACCACTGTAAATGTCTCCAATTTTACACATTAGTCACTACATTTTCTTGTAGTTCAACATGTTTCCCAGAGGCTGAATGTAAGTTTGGATATGGTCTTAGATGACAAAAGAAGAAATCATATTTGTGTGATTAGTGCTTGGCTAAGCTTGTATTAGCATATCAGTAACTGTGTTAATGTTGAATTAATCCCAATGGAAATCTAGTTTGTTTCTTTTCTTCCTTGGTTTTGCTTTCTCTCATTTGTCATGGTTAAAAATCAAGAATTACTATAATTTATTTTAGTACAtcgtaattattaaaaaaatttattttaattctttggtGTATGTTTTTTAcatgaatattttttttgtttcaggaaTGTTCCTTTCAGAGTACGTGTACGTCTTTCCAGAAGGAGAAACGATGATGAAGATTCTGTGAACAAATTGTACACTCTTGTAACATATGTTCCAGTAGCAACATTCAAAGGTTTACAGACAGAAAATGTTGACGCAAGTCAAGAATaactttaataaatattttttaagttagtttgtttttttttcttgctAAAACCTCTTATAAGTTATAGGTggtaattttaacaaaataaatcaacTCTGGGTTAGTAAGTGGATTAACTGGCTATAAAAGTTGAGTAGGATAATGTAATGTGGGTGCTAACTCAACAAGCATTACTGCTTACTACTAAGTAAGTAGTATTTGAGATTAAGTTAACATATAATATATGGATGTCTGATCCTGTGACTTCTACTCTAAACTCtgaaaagttatttattaataaaactcTAATAagataataaatgtttattagtaATTAATCATAATTATAgtgaaacaaaaaatttttgcatGGCTCACATGTATGCCACCAGATAAGATAAAGGTACTTGTACCAGGAACAGATGGTGCACAAGAATGTTGCAgggagaaaatttaaaatatgttttacttTTATACATAAAAAGAGCTAATATATTATGCAGTAAAATACTTCTGTCTTGTGAAAATTTGCAAAACATGTTCCAACACACAAGCCTGGTTTTTCCTGACACATAAGGCAATAGTGTAATGACAGAATTGTTTTTTTAGTTCGGGAGCAGTATCCACTAGATTTGTAAGAAACATCACTCATTACTGTTTGAGAACTGCTCCCTGTCTTGCTGGTGATTAAACACTATTTTTGCCAACTGTCATTCATTTGTTCTCCCATTCCATCTGATTGTGGGTGATAGGCTGTAGTCCTTGTCTTCTttatgcctagtctatcacagaTTTCTTGGAATAGATAACTCTCAAAAGTTCCTTCCTTAGTCACTATGGATTTCCAAAGGCACCACAAATGGGCTGATGTAGATTTTGATCAATACATCTGCAATAAGAGCAGCGTTCTGGTCCAAAATTGTGTGTAAATCTCACCAACTTTGTGAAAAACATTCCATCATGTACTTGcaaccattttcactttctggaaatggcctgGCAATGCCCAAAGCTATTCTTTTAAACAGACTTTCAatattatattgtctcataggagcatTTCTTTTTCAGTAAGGAACCTTACTTGTGGTAGTCTTACACAACTCCTTTACATCTTCAGAACTTTTCATCCAATAAAACTTCCCAAATTCTCGGAAGGGTTTTCTATAcaccctcctgatggactgtcatgcaactgacgaagtacttcagttattctgctctttggaatcATGAACTGTTCTCTTCTAACCATGATCATTTTCCAATATTCGTTTATGCAAACTGTCTTCCAGATAAAGGAGTCCCACTGAGCCCAATACGTCCCAACTACTGAGTATAGGCTTGATATGTTTTGCCAAGACAGTCGACagttttcttctttccattttcgaaGTTTCTGTAAAACTGGATCTTTATCTTGTTCTCTGATATTAGTAGGTTTCTACTAGTCGTTGACCAttgttgttcttagcactgctgcttccttggattctgTTTTGTTGCAGTGAGAATACTGCTGGGCACAGCCTTCTAGAGTGGGAATTTTTGCTTTCAATAAATTTATGCAGTATTCCAACGGTTCTTCCTTTTGCAATCCTCTTTTCAGTTTCTTGTTTTTATCTCTTAGGGTAACCCCTtagggaagaagacgcatttcctgagtagagaagaagaagaagagggtaACCCCAAGTTATTCAAACTTTAACCTTTTTGGAACTATACTCTTTTTTGTTCTTGCTATTAGTACTGCATCGTCGGCAAACGGCAGAACCTGACTTCTGTTGTCATAGATAATTATTTTCATAAGTATTCCACTTTCCCTTATTATTGCCTCCAGCATGAAATTTAAAAGTACTGTTGATAATTGAGTCTCCTTGTTTTAATCCTTTTTGGGCTTCAAAATTTTTTCACAGACTTCCTTTTATCCTTATTCTACTGTTAGTTTTCAGTAGTGTCATTTTTACTTACCTAATACTTTTTTCTTGATTTTCAAGTGCTCTTAGAGCTCAGTAGGGGAGAAGGGGGTTACTgtggaccatttttacttattagcaaattaaaaaatatg from Diabrotica undecimpunctata isolate CICGRU chromosome 4, icDiaUnde3, whole genome shotgun sequence encodes:
- the RpL31 gene encoding large ribosomal subunit protein eL31; translation: MAKQKGDKKGKSAINEVVTREYTVNLHKRLHGISFKKRAPRAIKAIRQFALKQMGTPDVRVDTRLNKQLWSKGIRNVPFRVRVRLSRRRNDDEDSVNKLYTLVTYVPVATFKGLQTENVDASQE